A window of the Lolium perenne isolate Kyuss_39 chromosome 7, Kyuss_2.0, whole genome shotgun sequence genome harbors these coding sequences:
- the LOC127300907 gene encoding transcription factor WRKY19: MESVEGNGGGRGNLQLLVSELCRVQELVRQLELHLQSPDTSVDMCRALSAQIVALTDRSIGFVAAHFPDAAPTPSTTSSPLSDVSDQPFRTNTKKRKATARWTSQVRVSAAGGAEGPGDDGHSWRKYGQKDILGAKHPRGYYRCTHRNSQGCAATKQVQRADEDHALFDVVYHGQHTCMPTAGRRPPPPNQHNPHAQSLLHSLSAGLTVDTDNGGLHGVVSPLTPENRPVVARGQSMASPVASDSNGGLAMSPYPVTAYTDWLSDGALQEVVSAFTAVSGSAPAPTMDAEFMPYCLFDYDLTFNVDAQPSLFP; the protein is encoded by the coding sequence ATGGAGAGCGTGGAGGGGAACGGTGGCGGCCGCGGGAACCTGCAGCTGCTGGTGTCGGAGCTGTGCCGCGTCCAGGAGCTGGTGCGGCAGCTCGAGCTGCACCTGCAATCGCCAGACACCTCCGTCGACATGTGCCGCGCCCTCTCCGCGCAGATCGTTGCGCTCACCGACAGGTCCATCGGCTTCGTCGCCGCGCATTTTCCCGACGCAGCGCCCACGCCATCCACCACGTCCAGCCCACTCAGCGACGTCTCCGACCAGCCCTTCAGGACCAACACCAAGAAGAGGAAGGCGACGGCGAGGTGGACGAGCCAGGTCAGGGTGAGCGCGGCGGGCGGCGCGGAGGGGCCTGGCGACGACGGTCACAGCTGGAGGAAGTACGGGCAGAAGGACATCCTCGGCGCCAAGCACCCGAGAGGGTACTACCGCTGCACCCACCGCAACTCGCAGGGCTGTGCCGCCACCAAGCAGGTGCAGCGCGCCGACGAGGACCACGCGCTCTTCGACGTCGTCTACCACGGCCAGCACACCTGCATGCCCACGGCCGGtaggaggccgccgccgccaaacCAGCACAACCCGCACGCGCAGAGCCTGCTGCACAGCCTCAGCGCCGGCCTCACGGTGGACACGGACAACGGCGGCCTGCACGGCGTCGTCTCGCCGCTCACGCCCGAGAACCGCCCGGTGGTGGCGCGGGGACAGTCGATGGCCTCGCCTGTGGCTTCAGACTCCAACGGTGGCCTGGCCATGTCGCCGTACCCGGTGACCGCGTACACGGACTGGCTCTCCGATGGCGCCCTGCAGGAGGTGGTGTCAGCGTTCACGGCCGTGTCGGGATCGGCGCCCGCGCCAACCATGGACGCCGAGTTCATGCCGTACTGCCTCTTCGACTACGACCTGACATTCAACGTCGACGCGCAGCCGAGCCTCTTCCCGTGA
- the LOC127300908 gene encoding cytochrome B5-like protein isoform X1, which translates to MEIIIIISLLMLLAVGVWFIIPNSQKKGKAKEMKSGSTGKTSTSFSKEEVSEDNTRKDCWIIIKDKVYDVTPYVEEHPGGDAILNNAGADSTEGFFGPQHGTRVFDIIEDFCIGLLKASS; encoded by the exons ATggaaattattatcatcatctcaCTTCTCATGCTTCTGGCAGTAGGAGTTTGGTTTATAATCCCAAATTCCCAGAAAAAAG GCAAAGCAAAAGAAATGAAATCAGGTTCTACTGGAAAG ACATCTACGAGCTTTTCAAAGGAGGAAGTCTCAGAAGACAACACGAGgaaggattgttggataattattaAGGATAAG GTTTATGATGTCACTCCTTATGTGGAGGAACATCCGGGCGGAGATGCCATTCTAAACAATGCTGGAGCTGATTCCACAGAGGGTTTTTTTGG CCCACAACACGGCACTAGAGTCTTTGATATCATCGAGGATTTCTGCATTGGCCTATTGAAGGCTTCATCGTAG
- the LOC127300908 gene encoding cytochrome B5-like protein isoform X2, whose amino-acid sequence MEIIIIISLLMLLAVGVWFIIPNSQKKGKAKEMKSGSTGKTSTSFSKEEVSEDNTRKDCWIIIKDKVYDVTPYVEEHPGGDAILNNAGADSTEGFFG is encoded by the exons ATggaaattattatcatcatctcaCTTCTCATGCTTCTGGCAGTAGGAGTTTGGTTTATAATCCCAAATTCCCAGAAAAAAG GCAAAGCAAAAGAAATGAAATCAGGTTCTACTGGAAAG ACATCTACGAGCTTTTCAAAGGAGGAAGTCTCAGAAGACAACACGAGgaaggattgttggataattattaAGGATAAG GTTTATGATGTCACTCCTTATGTGGAGGAACATCCGGGCGGAGATGCCATTCTAAACAATGCTGGAGCTGATTCCACAGAGGGTTTTTTTGG ATAG